A window of Phytoactinopolyspora mesophila contains these coding sequences:
- a CDS encoding coenzyme F420-0:L-glutamate ligase — MRPEPALSFEVRGLPGIPEVRPGDDLAALLIKALNDVSTRHDVSTRHDAATRSGADTRAPLRDGDIVVVTSKIVSKAEGRMFAGMDRDDAIDAEAVRTVSEWTTPRGRTRIVETRHGFVMAAAGVDASNVAPGTVVLLPEDPDASARRLRDELTERLGVHVGVILTDTAGRVWRNGVIDMAIGAAGIRAVDDLRGETDPYGNDLGVTVVAVADELAAASELVRTKLSGVPVAVIRGLAHLLLPKNAAHDPGASALVRPSSDDRFRLGTPESMRAAVYARHTVRSFTADPVDPAVLRRAVEAALTGPHPSAGDPPARFVFVESHDARAALADLLAASGGTSGDDDPAMLRSAPCVVVPCAATPGATPVPDAGTLLAVGAAVENLLIALAADGLGSAWIFPSAELTKAAEALELPTGWSPAGVVVIGRPADPVPEHAPPAVDAHMVIR, encoded by the coding sequence ATGAGACCTGAGCCCGCGTTGAGCTTCGAGGTGCGCGGTTTGCCAGGCATCCCGGAGGTCCGTCCCGGCGACGACCTCGCCGCGCTTCTGATCAAAGCGCTGAACGACGTCTCCACGCGACACGACGTCTCCACGCGACACGACGCCGCGACACGATCCGGCGCCGACACCCGAGCGCCGCTACGCGACGGCGATATCGTCGTCGTCACCAGCAAGATCGTGAGCAAGGCCGAGGGCCGTATGTTCGCCGGGATGGACCGCGACGACGCCATCGACGCCGAAGCGGTCCGCACCGTGTCCGAGTGGACGACGCCGCGCGGCCGGACCCGTATCGTCGAGACCAGGCACGGCTTTGTCATGGCCGCGGCCGGCGTCGACGCCTCCAACGTGGCTCCCGGCACCGTCGTTCTCCTCCCCGAAGACCCCGACGCCTCGGCGCGGCGGCTCCGTGACGAGCTGACTGAGCGCCTCGGAGTACATGTCGGCGTCATCCTCACCGACACGGCGGGACGCGTCTGGCGCAACGGCGTGATCGACATGGCGATCGGCGCCGCCGGCATCCGGGCGGTGGACGACCTGCGCGGAGAAACCGACCCCTACGGCAACGACCTCGGCGTCACCGTAGTAGCCGTCGCCGACGAACTCGCCGCCGCCTCGGAACTGGTCCGCACCAAACTGTCCGGCGTCCCCGTCGCCGTCATCCGTGGCCTGGCCCATCTGCTGCTGCCGAAGAACGCCGCACACGATCCGGGTGCCTCAGCGCTCGTGCGGCCATCCTCGGACGACCGATTCCGCCTGGGGACCCCGGAGTCGATGCGCGCGGCCGTCTACGCTCGCCATACGGTGCGCTCGTTTACCGCCGACCCCGTAGATCCGGCCGTGCTGCGCAGAGCCGTCGAGGCGGCCTTGACCGGCCCACACCCGTCTGCCGGCGACCCTCCCGCGCGATTCGTCTTCGTGGAGTCTCACGATGCACGCGCGGCGCTAGCGGATCTCCTCGCCGCGTCCGGCGGAACATCCGGCGACGACGACCCTGCGATGCTGCGCTCCGCGCCCTGTGTTGTGGTGCCTTGCGCCGCTACCCCGGGCGCCACGCCGGTGCCCGATGCCGGCACCTTGCTCGCCGTCGGGGCAGCCGTCGAGAACCTGCTCATCGCGCTGGCCGCGGACGGGCTCGGCTCGGCCTGGATCTTCCCGTCGGCAGAGCTGACCAAGGCGGCCGAAGCACTCGAGCTGCCTACGGGCTGGTCACCTGCCGGCGTCGTCGTGATCGGCCGCCCGGCGGACCCCGTGCCGGAGCATGCGCCACCCGCCGTCGACGCGCACATGGTTATCCGCTGA
- a CDS encoding WhiB family transcriptional regulator → MSEWEELDLLLGGDAEEASWQERALCAQTDPEAFFPEKGGSTREAKRVCLSCEVRSECLEYALSNDERFGIWGGLSERERRKLKKRVG, encoded by the coding sequence GTGAGTGAGTGGGAAGAGTTAGACCTCCTGCTCGGAGGCGACGCCGAGGAGGCGAGTTGGCAGGAGCGGGCGCTATGCGCGCAAACCGATCCTGAAGCGTTCTTCCCGGAAAAAGGCGGATCCACCCGCGAAGCGAAGCGGGTCTGCCTGTCGTGTGAAGTCAGGTCCGAGTGCCTGGAATACGCCCTGTCCAATGACGAGCGGTTCGGGATCTGGGGCGGTCTCTCCGAACGGGAGAGACGCAAGCTGAAGAAACGAGTCGGGTAG
- a CDS encoding TetR/AcrR family transcriptional regulator, whose amino-acid sequence MPESDAEDLVGAGIHDQADAGTDRQVRIRRGRGPNDPHRRDRIARAAISVVAEHGIEALTHRRVAAAAGVPLGSTTYHFSTLDDLVGAALEKAAERSVSELWTWERSLEPDVDLAAALAEFVVQSVGEKRRDTMAEYNLYAVALHRPHLRKAAVAWDNALAEVLQSRTDALTGRMVAVLLCGLLMQAVLSDDVPAPADIEVLIRRALDGPAAS is encoded by the coding sequence ATGCCGGAAAGCGATGCGGAGGACCTGGTGGGAGCGGGCATCCACGATCAGGCGGACGCCGGGACGGATCGCCAGGTGAGAATCCGGCGCGGGCGTGGCCCCAACGATCCCCATCGCCGCGACCGGATCGCTCGTGCGGCCATCTCCGTCGTTGCCGAGCACGGCATCGAAGCGCTGACTCATCGGAGGGTCGCCGCCGCGGCGGGAGTGCCGCTTGGCTCGACGACATACCACTTCTCCACGCTCGACGACCTTGTGGGCGCCGCTCTCGAGAAGGCGGCGGAGCGCAGTGTGTCCGAACTCTGGACGTGGGAGAGGTCACTCGAACCGGATGTGGATCTGGCTGCGGCGCTGGCTGAGTTCGTGGTCCAGTCGGTGGGTGAGAAGCGTCGCGACACCATGGCGGAGTACAACCTTTACGCCGTCGCGCTGCATCGGCCGCATCTTCGAAAGGCCGCTGTGGCCTGGGACAACGCCCTGGCAGAGGTGTTGCAGTCGCGTACTGATGCGCTGACCGGCCGGATGGTCGCGGTACTGTTGTGCGGTTTGCTGATGCAGGCGGTGCTGTCCGACGATGTGCCGGCACCGGCTGACATCGAGGTGCTGATCAGGCGCGCGCTCGATGGCCCGGCCGCTAGCTGA
- the betT gene encoding choline BCCT transporter BetT — protein MESTQQPDEQVGQPSAPETADNESKRNRINPVVFFGSSALIIALSAWAMITPEGAEAAIGTVVEWISHRFGWYYFLAATLFLVFVVFIAASRYGKIKLGPQHSTPDYSLFAWAAMLFAAGIGIDLMFFSVAGPVTHYLLPPEGAPETIEAARQGIVWTLFHYGITGWAMYALMGMALGYFAFRYKLPLSIRSALYPIVGKRIYGPIGDAVDLAAVIGTIFGIAVSLGIGVVQLNFGLNFLFDIPVGTAAQVGLIVVAVLMATISAVAGVDKGIRRLSELNVVLAIVLMIYVIVQEDPIDLLNGLVLNIGDYVSRFPGMTMNTFAYDQPTEWLNDWTLFFWAWWIAWAPFVGLFLARISRGRTIRQFVAATLVVPFLFTLSFLSIFGNAALSIVRGGNGEFGATTVDAPEEGFYTLLDQYPGVTFSAGLATFVGLLFYVTSADSGALVMGNFTSRLASTSRDASRWVRIFWAAATGLLTLAMLLVGGVDTLTSATIVMGLPFSFVMFLVMWGLYKALRVERFREDAIRTSLPSSLSGRTTVEPRSVHRSWRQRLARVMSYPDKAAATRFVEEVCRPALNEVADELREQGARASVTEGVVDDLGIPHLTLQVSMGDEEEFSYRIWPSECSTPSFAPRRVTVPDTYFRFEVSLTDGSQGYDVMGYGKDQLIGDVLDQYERHLEFLRLSP, from the coding sequence GTGGAGTCAACTCAACAGCCTGACGAACAGGTCGGACAGCCATCCGCACCCGAGACAGCTGACAACGAGTCGAAGCGCAACCGGATCAACCCGGTGGTCTTCTTCGGGTCGTCCGCGTTGATCATCGCGTTGTCCGCGTGGGCGATGATCACTCCGGAAGGGGCCGAGGCGGCCATCGGCACAGTCGTCGAATGGATCTCACACCGTTTCGGCTGGTATTACTTCCTCGCCGCCACGCTATTCCTCGTCTTCGTCGTCTTCATCGCTGCCTCGCGCTACGGGAAGATCAAGCTCGGACCGCAGCACTCCACCCCCGACTACAGCCTGTTCGCGTGGGCCGCGATGCTGTTCGCCGCCGGAATCGGCATCGACCTGATGTTCTTCTCCGTCGCCGGCCCCGTCACGCACTACCTGCTGCCACCCGAAGGCGCGCCGGAAACGATCGAAGCCGCCCGGCAGGGCATCGTATGGACGCTGTTCCACTACGGGATCACCGGCTGGGCCATGTACGCCCTGATGGGCATGGCGCTGGGTTACTTCGCGTTTCGCTACAAGCTTCCGCTGTCGATCCGCTCCGCCCTCTACCCGATAGTCGGCAAGCGGATCTACGGGCCGATCGGCGACGCGGTGGACCTCGCCGCCGTGATCGGCACCATCTTCGGTATCGCGGTGTCGCTCGGCATCGGCGTGGTCCAGCTCAACTTCGGGCTGAACTTCCTGTTCGACATCCCGGTGGGAACCGCCGCTCAGGTCGGCCTGATCGTCGTCGCTGTGCTTATGGCGACCATTTCCGCCGTCGCGGGTGTCGACAAGGGAATCCGCCGGCTGTCCGAGCTCAACGTCGTCCTGGCCATCGTCCTGATGATCTACGTCATCGTCCAAGAGGACCCGATCGACCTGCTGAACGGCCTGGTGCTGAACATCGGCGACTACGTCAGCCGCTTCCCGGGCATGACGATGAACACTTTCGCCTACGACCAGCCGACCGAGTGGCTCAACGACTGGACGTTGTTCTTCTGGGCCTGGTGGATCGCCTGGGCGCCGTTCGTCGGCCTGTTCCTCGCCCGGATCTCACGCGGGCGCACCATCCGGCAGTTCGTGGCCGCCACGCTGGTGGTGCCGTTCCTGTTCACGCTCTCGTTCCTGTCGATCTTCGGCAACGCCGCACTGAGCATCGTGCGCGGGGGCAACGGCGAGTTCGGCGCGACCACCGTCGACGCGCCGGAGGAGGGTTTCTACACCCTGCTGGATCAGTACCCGGGGGTCACCTTCAGCGCGGGGCTGGCGACGTTTGTGGGCCTGCTGTTCTATGTCACGTCGGCCGACTCGGGCGCGCTGGTGATGGGCAACTTCACGTCGCGGCTGGCGTCGACGTCACGAGACGCCTCCCGGTGGGTGCGCATCTTCTGGGCCGCCGCCACCGGCCTGCTGACGCTGGCCATGCTGCTCGTCGGCGGGGTCGACACGCTCACCAGCGCCACCATCGTCATGGGCCTGCCGTTCTCGTTCGTGATGTTCCTGGTGATGTGGGGCCTGTACAAGGCGTTGCGGGTGGAACGGTTCCGCGAGGACGCCATCCGCACCAGCCTGCCGTCGTCGTTGTCCGGCCGGACAACCGTCGAGCCGCGCAGCGTGCACCGGAGCTGGCGGCAACGGCTGGCCCGGGTCATGAGTTATCCGGACAAGGCGGCTGCCACCAGGTTCGTCGAGGAAGTGTGCCGGCCGGCGCTGAACGAGGTGGCAGACGAACTCCGGGAGCAGGGTGCCCGCGCGTCGGTCACTGAGGGCGTGGTCGACGACCTCGGAATCCCGCATCTCACCCTGCAGGTGAGCATGGGCGATGAGGAGGAGTTCAGTTACCGCATCTGGCCGTCGGAATGCAGCACTCCCTCGTTCGCGCCGCGCCGGGTGACCGTGCCGGACACGTATTTCCGGTTCGAGGTGTCCCTGACCGACGGCAGCCAGGGTTACGACGTCATGGGTTACGGCAAGGACCAGCTCATCGGCGACGTCCTCGACCAGTACGAGCGCCACCTCGAATTCCTGCGCCTCTCCCCCTGA
- the cofD gene encoding 2-phospho-L-lactate transferase, which translates to MKITALAGGIGGGRFLRGLLRAVPDAEVTVIGNTADDIKLHGLHVSPDLDTVMYTLGGGVHEDQGWGRAEETFSVAEELAAYGAHPQWFTLGDRDIATHLVRTQMLAAGYPLSAVTEALCDRWLRHLPGRGVRLLPMTDDRVETHVVITEDGQSRAVHFQEWWVRIHAKVPADRIVLTGIESATAAPGVLEAIAAADVILLPPSNPVVSIGPILAVAGVRDAVASSGAPVVGLSPIIGTAPVRGMADAVLTTAGVDVTPVGVAGMFSDLLDGWLVHESDAASVAPVEALGIRCRAVPLLMHDVDATAAMAREALDLAEGVRGGQRNET; encoded by the coding sequence CTGAAGATAACCGCGCTGGCCGGGGGGATCGGGGGCGGGCGGTTCCTGCGCGGCTTGCTCCGCGCCGTGCCGGACGCCGAGGTCACCGTCATCGGGAACACCGCCGACGACATCAAGCTGCACGGACTCCACGTCAGCCCGGACCTGGACACCGTGATGTACACGCTCGGCGGCGGCGTCCACGAGGACCAAGGGTGGGGCCGCGCCGAAGAAACCTTCTCGGTCGCGGAAGAACTGGCCGCGTACGGCGCCCACCCCCAGTGGTTCACCTTGGGCGATCGCGACATCGCGACGCATCTGGTCCGCACCCAGATGCTCGCCGCCGGCTACCCGTTGTCGGCCGTCACCGAGGCGTTGTGCGACCGCTGGCTGCGTCACCTCCCGGGACGAGGCGTGCGCCTGCTGCCCATGACCGACGACCGCGTCGAAACCCACGTCGTGATCACCGAGGACGGGCAGAGCCGCGCTGTTCATTTCCAGGAGTGGTGGGTGCGTATACACGCGAAGGTCCCGGCCGACCGGATCGTGCTCACCGGCATCGAGTCCGCCACGGCGGCCCCCGGTGTCCTCGAGGCCATCGCCGCTGCCGACGTCATACTGCTCCCGCCGTCCAACCCGGTCGTCAGCATCGGGCCGATCCTGGCGGTCGCCGGCGTCCGCGACGCCGTGGCGTCGTCAGGCGCGCCGGTCGTCGGGCTCTCCCCGATCATCGGGACCGCACCCGTGCGCGGCATGGCCGACGCCGTCCTGACAACAGCGGGCGTCGACGTCACACCGGTCGGCGTCGCCGGGATGTTCAGCGATCTCCTCGACGGCTGGCTGGTACACGAGTCGGACGCCGCCTCGGTCGCGCCCGTCGAAGCCCTCGGGATCAGATGCCGGGCGGTTCCGCTGTTGATGCACGACGTCGATGCGACTGCCGCCATGGCACGCGAGGCACTCGACCTCGCCGAAGGTGTTCGCGGAGGACAACGAAATGAGACCTGA
- the betA gene encoding choline dehydrogenase, with protein MSTERYDYIIVGGGSAGCVLANRLSADPSNKVLVLEAGRPDWIWDIFIHMPAALTMVIGNRFYDWKYVSEPEPYMGGRRVSHGRGKVLGGSSSINGMIFQRGNPMDLERWASEPGMESWDYAHCLPYFKRMEHCAAGGDEWRGEGGPLWLERGPAENPLFGAFLEAAQQAGHPLTSDVNGYRQEGFARFDRAIRNGRRWSAARAYLHPVKKRPNLTVRCLAHVRRVVFDGKRAVGVEYSRPGRPAQTVRGGEIILSGGAVNTPQLLQLSGVGNPGELRPLGINMVHELPGVGENLQDHLEVYVQHACKQPISFNPALKLRNRPKIGLQWILSRKGPAATNHFEAGGFVRGNDQVDYPNLMFHFLPIAVRYDGTPVNAEHGYQVHIGPMYSDVRGSVKITSADPKRAPALRFNYLSTANDRREWLEAVRVAREILAQPAFADFDGGELSPGPDVQTDEQILEWVARDAETAYHPSCTARMGIDEMSVVDPSSMRVHGLEGLRVVDASAMPYLTNGNIYAPVMMLAEKASDLILGNTPLPASSADFYRHHTTPEG; from the coding sequence ATGAGCACCGAACGGTATGACTACATCATCGTCGGTGGCGGCTCCGCCGGATGTGTCCTGGCGAACCGGCTGAGTGCGGACCCGTCGAACAAGGTCCTCGTCCTCGAGGCCGGCCGGCCGGACTGGATCTGGGACATCTTCATCCACATGCCAGCCGCGTTGACCATGGTCATCGGCAACCGGTTCTACGACTGGAAATACGTCTCCGAGCCGGAGCCTTACATGGGCGGGCGCCGCGTCTCCCACGGCCGCGGAAAGGTGCTGGGCGGCTCCAGCTCGATCAACGGCATGATCTTCCAGCGTGGCAACCCGATGGACCTGGAACGCTGGGCAAGCGAACCGGGGATGGAATCCTGGGACTACGCCCATTGCCTGCCGTACTTCAAGCGGATGGAGCACTGCGCGGCGGGCGGGGACGAGTGGCGGGGTGAGGGCGGCCCGCTGTGGCTGGAGCGCGGCCCGGCGGAAAACCCGCTGTTCGGCGCCTTCCTCGAGGCGGCCCAGCAAGCCGGCCACCCGCTGACGTCAGACGTCAACGGCTACCGGCAGGAAGGCTTCGCCAGGTTCGATCGGGCGATTCGAAACGGAAGACGCTGGTCCGCCGCACGCGCCTACCTGCATCCGGTCAAGAAGCGGCCCAACCTGACAGTCCGTTGCCTGGCCCACGTCCGGCGCGTCGTGTTCGACGGCAAGCGGGCCGTCGGCGTCGAATACAGCCGGCCCGGCCGCCCGGCCCAGACGGTCCGCGGCGGCGAGATCATCCTGTCCGGCGGCGCGGTCAACACGCCGCAGCTGCTGCAATTGTCCGGCGTCGGCAACCCCGGCGAACTCAGGCCCCTCGGCATCAACATGGTCCACGAACTGCCCGGCGTCGGTGAGAACCTGCAGGACCACCTCGAGGTCTACGTGCAGCACGCGTGCAAGCAGCCCATCTCGTTCAATCCGGCTCTCAAACTGCGAAACCGGCCGAAGATCGGCCTGCAGTGGATCCTCTCGCGCAAGGGCCCCGCCGCGACGAACCACTTCGAGGCCGGCGGGTTCGTCCGCGGCAACGATCAAGTCGATTATCCCAACCTGATGTTCCATTTCCTGCCGATCGCGGTCCGCTACGACGGCACTCCGGTCAACGCCGAACACGGTTACCAGGTGCACATCGGGCCGATGTACTCCGACGTGCGAGGCAGCGTGAAGATCACTTCAGCCGATCCCAAGCGGGCTCCCGCGCTGCGATTCAATTACCTGTCGACCGCCAACGACCGCAGGGAATGGCTCGAAGCCGTGCGGGTCGCCCGGGAGATACTGGCACAGCCCGCCTTCGCCGACTTCGACGGCGGAGAGCTGTCCCCCGGCCCGGATGTCCAGACCGACGAGCAAATCCTCGAGTGGGTCGCCCGCGACGCCGAGACCGCGTATCACCCGTCGTGCACGGCGCGGATGGGCATCGATGAGATGTCAGTGGTCGATCCGTCGTCGATGCGCGTGCACGGCCTGGAAGGACTACGCGTCGTCGACGCCTCGGCCATGCCCTACCTCACCAACGGCAACATCTACGCGCCCGTCATGATGCTCGCCGAGAAGGCCAGCGATCTCATCCTCGGCAACACTCCCCTGCCGGCATCCAGCGCAGACTTCTACCGGCACCACACCACACCCGAAGGGTAG
- a CDS encoding TIGR03089 family protein, whose translation MVSTPYELLRTELQRDGSRPLLTFYDDATGERVELSVTTFDNWVAKTAGMLRDDLAADAGDRAVLQLPPHWQTLVWAGACWALGVCVTDSIHNASVVVAGPDALEDAAASDVQDVVALSLRPMGARFTDPLPIGVLDYAVEVPGHPDVLVPYVPPPSEELALEHGDSVHTLSGVLDLARDRAEQLGAEPGARLLIAGGELPSALIDALLVPLVVGGSAVLVRNEDTSARAARINSERVTVEAVPAETT comes from the coding sequence ATGGTCTCGACACCCTACGAGCTCCTGCGAACCGAACTGCAGCGCGACGGTTCACGGCCGTTGCTGACGTTCTACGACGACGCTACCGGTGAGCGCGTGGAGCTGTCCGTCACCACCTTCGACAACTGGGTGGCCAAAACCGCCGGCATGCTGCGCGACGACCTCGCGGCCGACGCCGGCGACCGAGCGGTATTGCAGCTGCCGCCCCACTGGCAGACGCTCGTGTGGGCCGGAGCGTGCTGGGCACTCGGCGTGTGTGTCACCGACTCCATCCATAACGCAAGCGTCGTGGTGGCCGGGCCGGACGCTCTCGAAGACGCGGCCGCCTCGGATGTTCAAGACGTCGTGGCGCTTTCGTTGCGGCCGATGGGCGCCCGGTTCACCGATCCGTTGCCGATCGGTGTGCTGGATTACGCCGTGGAGGTTCCGGGCCATCCCGACGTACTCGTTCCGTATGTGCCGCCACCGTCCGAAGAGCTGGCTCTCGAGCATGGAGATTCGGTACACACTCTCAGCGGCGTCCTCGATCTCGCCCGTGATCGGGCCGAGCAGCTGGGCGCCGAGCCGGGTGCCCGGCTGCTGATCGCCGGAGGCGAGCTGCCCTCCGCGCTGATCGATGCGCTCCTGGTGCCGCTCGTCGTCGGCGGATCAGCGGTTCTGGTACGCAACGAAGACACCAGCGCCCGCGCGGCGAGAATCAACAGCGAGCGGGTGACGGTCGAGGCCGTGCCGGCGGAGACCACGTGA
- a CDS encoding aldehyde dehydrogenase family protein, with the protein MQDLFVNGRWVGSSGSAPGRVILNPYDGSQLRTVSEASDEDVDNAVGAARSAFDDGPWRSTSARERGTLLRSIAALLVRDREDIARIESLDTGKTLAEGRIDVDDVVAVFEYYAGLADADAGRVVDTGNPDVVSRVVHEPVGVCALIAPWNYPLLQLSWKVAPALAAGNTVVIKPSEVTPLSTIHLVKLADEAGIPPGVVNLLLGSGPDVGSSLVSHPGVDLVSFTGGLATGKKIMALAAADVKRVALELGGKNPNVVFADANFDTAVDYALAAAFLHSGQVCSAGSRLIVQDSIHDRFVAELARRADAIRLGNGLDDTTECGPLVSSEHRAKVERYIEVAVDEGARLVTGGHRPDDPELADGYFLRPTVFADCRSGMSIVRDEVFGPVVTVERFETEADAVRLANDTEYGLAGAVWTSDASVAQRVATALRHGTVWINDYHPYVPQAEWGGFGKSGVGRELGPSGLDEYREAKHIYQNIRPAPMRWFTGATDGGRT; encoded by the coding sequence ATGCAGGACCTTTTCGTAAACGGGCGCTGGGTCGGATCGAGCGGATCCGCACCGGGCAGGGTCATACTCAACCCGTACGACGGCAGCCAGCTACGCACCGTCTCCGAGGCAAGTGACGAAGACGTTGACAACGCCGTGGGCGCGGCCCGCTCCGCGTTCGACGACGGACCATGGCGTTCCACGAGCGCCCGCGAGCGAGGCACGCTGTTACGCAGCATCGCCGCTCTGCTGGTGCGCGACCGGGAAGACATCGCCCGGATCGAGAGTCTCGATACCGGCAAGACCCTCGCCGAGGGCCGCATCGACGTCGACGACGTCGTGGCGGTGTTCGAGTACTACGCGGGACTGGCCGATGCCGACGCCGGCCGAGTGGTGGACACCGGCAACCCCGACGTCGTCAGCCGGGTCGTCCACGAACCCGTTGGAGTGTGCGCACTGATCGCGCCATGGAACTATCCCCTGCTCCAGCTGTCGTGGAAAGTGGCACCCGCGCTGGCAGCCGGCAACACGGTGGTCATCAAACCAAGCGAAGTGACGCCTCTGTCCACGATCCACCTGGTCAAGCTGGCCGATGAAGCCGGCATCCCACCCGGCGTGGTGAACCTGCTGCTGGGCTCCGGCCCGGACGTCGGCTCCTCACTGGTCAGCCATCCGGGCGTCGATCTCGTCTCATTCACCGGCGGGCTGGCCACCGGAAAAAAGATCATGGCACTCGCGGCCGCCGACGTGAAGCGTGTCGCGCTCGAGCTCGGCGGCAAGAACCCGAACGTCGTCTTCGCCGACGCAAACTTCGACACCGCGGTCGACTACGCGCTCGCCGCGGCGTTCCTGCATTCCGGCCAGGTGTGCTCGGCCGGGTCCCGGCTGATCGTGCAGGATTCCATCCACGACCGCTTCGTTGCCGAACTCGCCCGCCGGGCCGACGCCATCCGGCTGGGCAACGGCCTGGACGACACCACCGAATGCGGCCCGCTGGTGTCCAGCGAACACCGCGCCAAGGTGGAGCGCTACATCGAGGTCGCGGTCGACGAGGGCGCGCGGCTGGTGACCGGCGGACACCGGCCCGACGATCCCGAGCTGGCCGACGGCTACTTCCTGCGTCCCACCGTGTTCGCGGACTGCCGTTCCGGCATGTCGATCGTGCGTGACGAGGTGTTCGGGCCCGTCGTCACCGTGGAACGGTTCGAGACCGAAGCCGACGCCGTCCGGCTGGCGAACGACACCGAATACGGGCTGGCCGGGGCGGTGTGGACCAGCGACGCGTCGGTCGCGCAGCGGGTCGCCACGGCGCTTCGGCACGGAACGGTCTGGATCAACGACTATCACCCGTATGTCCCCCAGGCCGAGTGGGGCGGATTCGGCAAGTCCGGTGTCGGCCGCGAGCTCGGCCCATCCGGCCTCGACGAGTATCGCGAGGCCAAGCACATCTACCAGAACATCAGACCAGCCCCGATGCGATGGTTCACCGGCGCGACGGACGGGGGCCGCACATGA